One segment of Rosa chinensis cultivar Old Blush chromosome 6, RchiOBHm-V2, whole genome shotgun sequence DNA contains the following:
- the LOC112174794 gene encoding carotenoid cleavage dioxygenase 8 homolog B, chloroplastic — MASLGFSVGSGNSCLLLRAAVSDHSNPNSSRDGFNPLKKGAKSRKRLTSTNVASPPLPAVAAPHLPPSKETDDRRSHVAWTSVRQERWEGELHVQGQIPLWLKGTYLRNGPGVWHIEDYNFRHLFDGYAMLARLHFENGRLIAGHRQVESDAYKAAMKSKKLCYREFSEVPKQDNFLSYIGELANLFSGASLTDNANTGVVHLGDGRVVCLTETQKGSIVVDPDTLDTIGRFEYTDTLGGLIHSAHPIVTESEFLTLLPDLINPGYLAVRMEPGTNERRVIGRVDCSQGPAPGWVHSFPVTEHYIIAPEMPLRYCAGNLLRAEPTPLYKFEWHPESKAYMHAMCKASGKIVASVEVPLFVTFHFINAYEEKDEDGRVTALIADCCEHSADATILDQLRIQNLRSYTGEEDVLPDARVGRFRIPFDGSAYGELEAALDPNEHGKGMDMCSINPAFLGKKYRYAYACGAVRPCNFPNTLTKLDLVEKKAKNWYDEGAVPSEPFFVARPGATEEDDGVVISMISEKNGGSYALILDGTTFEEIARAKFPYGLPYGLHGCWVPKK; from the exons ATGGCTTCCTTAGGATTTTCTGTTGGCAGTGGAAACTCGTGTTTGCTGCTGAGAGCAGCGGTTTCCGATCACTCCAATCCCAATAGTAGCAGAGATGGATTTAATCCCTTAAAGAAGGGCGCTAAAAGCAGGAAGCGCTTGACGTCGACAAACGTCGCAAGTCCTCCATTACCGGCTGTTGCTGCCCCTCATCTGCCGCCGAGTAAGGAAACTGATGATCGGAGAAGCCACGTAGCTTGGACCAGTGTCCGGCAGGAGAGATGGGAAGGAGAGCTGCATGTACAAGGACAAATACCACTGTGGCTA AAAGGAACGTACTTAAGAAATGGTCCGGGAGTTTGGCACATTGAGGACTACAACTTCCGTCACCTCTTCGACGGCTACGCAATGCTAGCCAGGCTTCACTTTGAAAACGGCCGTCTGATCGCTGGCCACCGCCAAGTTGAATCCGATGCTTACAAAGCTGCAATGAAGAGCAAAAAGTTATGCTACCGTGAGTTCTCAGAAGTTCCTAAACAGGATAATTTCCTATCCTACATTGGTGAGCTGGCCAACCTATTCTCTGGTGCATCTCTGACCGATAACGCCAACACGGGCGTGGTCCACCTCGGAGATGGCCGGGTCGTGTGCCTCACCGAGACCCAAAAAGGGTCCATAGTGGTTGACCCGGACACTTTGGACACAATAGGAAGATTCGAGTATACTGACACGTTGGGAGGTTTGATTCACTCGGCACATCCTATTGTGACAGAGTCCGAGTTCTTGACTTTGTTGCCTGATTTGATCAACCCGGGTTACTTGGCGGTGAGGATGGAGCCTGGTACGAATGAAAGGAGGGTGATCGGGAGGGTTGACTGCAGCCAAGGTCCGGCGCCAGGGTGGGTTCATAGCTTTCCGGTGACCGAGCACTACATAATTGCGCCTGAAATGCCGTTGAGGTATTGTGCAGGGAATTTGCTCAGGGCCGAACCGACACCATTGTACAAGTTTGAGTGGCATCCTGAGTCCAAGGCCTATATGCATGCCATGTGTAAAGCTAGTGGTAAAATT GTGGCGAGTGTGGAAGTGCCATTGTTTGTTACTTTCCATTTCATTAATGCCTATGAAGAGAAAGATGAGGATGGGAGAGTGACGGCGCTCATTGCAGATTGTTGCGAGCACAGCGCTGATGCCACAATCCTGGATCAGCTTAGGATACAGAATCTGCGTTCATATACTGGTGAAGAAGATGTGCTACCAGATGCTAG GGTTGGAAGGTTTAGAATACCATTCGATGGGAGTGCATATGGAGAACTAGAGGCAGCATTAGACCCAAATGAACATGGAAAAGGGATGGACATGTGCAGCATAAACCCGGCATTTTTGGGTAAGAAGTATAGATATGCCTATGCTTGTGGGGCTGTGCGCCCTTGCAACTTCCCCAACACGCTCACAAAG CTTGATTTGGTGGAGAAGAAAGCTAAGAATTGGTACGATGAGGGCGCAGTGCCATCTGAACCATTCTTTGTGGCCCGACCTGGCGCaactgaagaagatgatggtgtgGTGATCTCGATGATTAGTGAGAAAAATGGAGGCAGTTATGCTTTGATACTAGATGGAACCACGTTCGAAGAGATTGCTAGAGCCAAGTTCCCTTATGGCCTTCCATATGGGCTGCATGGATGCTGGGTTCCAAAGAAATGA
- the LOC112174795 gene encoding probable transcriptional regulatory protein At2g25830 isoform X2, with protein MGSSCTTRALGSILHRFTTGVSSKCPNGSARTGLLSRNLSSSSSISPLPFSWISTPIGSSPGARRTIRTVSPLCMGRRSSKIAGRKGAKDAKKAKLYSKIGKELVSALKKGGPNPVSNTALATILEKAKELDVPKEILDRNIKKASEKGQEAYIEKVYEVYGYGGASMVVEVLTDKITRSVATVREVVKNCGGKMADPGSVLFKFRRARVVNIKVSDADKDQLISIALDAGAEDVIEPPVYEDDTEEDQSESYYKIVSDSDNYSAILSKLRDEGINFETDNGSELLPISPIEVDDEAMDLNKELMTNLLELDDVDAVYTDQK; from the exons ATGGGGTCATCTTGTACAACCAGAGCTTTAGGTTCAATCCTTCATAGATTCACCACCGGTGTCTCTTCCAAATGCCCCAACGGCTCAGCCA GGACTGGTTTGCTGAGTAGAAActtatcatcttcatcttccattTCACCATTGCCTTTTTCATGGATTTCGACGCCTATAGGAAGCAGTCCCGGAGCGAGGAGAACCATACGTACCGTCTCTCCTCTCTGCATGGGTAGACGTTCCAGCAAGATCGCTGGTCGAAAG GGGGCGAAGGATGCGAAGAAGGCAAAGCTGTATTCGAAGATTGGGAAGGAACTTGTGTCTGC TTTGAAGAAGGGTGGTCCAAATCCTGTTTCGAATACAGCCCTGGCTACAATATTGGAGAAAGCCAAGGAGCTTGATGTACCCAAGGAGATCTTGGATCGCAACATTAAGAAAGCTTCTGAGAAGGGACAAGAAGCTTACATTGAGAAAGTATATGAG GTATATGGTTATGGTGGAGCTAGCATGGTAGTCGAGGTATTGACAGATAAAATAACCCGATCTGTGGCAACTGTtagagaggttgtgaagaacTGTGGCGGGAAGATGGCAGATCCAGGATCTGTTCTGTTCAAATTCAGGCGTGCTCGGGTTGTAAACATAAAAGTCTCAGATGCTGACAAAGATCAGCTCATCTCCATTGCTTTAGATGCCGGTGCTGAGGATGTTATTGAACCGCCAGTATATGAAGATGATACCGAAGAAGATCAATCAGAAAG CTATTATAAGATAGTGAGTGACTCAGATAACTACTCAGCAATACTTTCAAAGTTACGTGACGAAGGAATCAATTTTGAGACAGATAATGGTTCTGAGCTACTTCCAATAAGCCCTATTGAG GTAGATGACGAGGCTATGGATTTGAACAAGGAACTTATGACCAATTTACTTGAACTTGATGATGTTGATGCCGTTTACACAGACCAGAAATGA
- the LOC112174795 gene encoding probable transcriptional regulatory protein At2g25830 isoform X1 has protein sequence MGSSCTTRALGSILHRFTTGVSSKCPNGSATGAYLCDSGTGLLSRNLSSSSSISPLPFSWISTPIGSSPGARRTIRTVSPLCMGRRSSKIAGRKGAKDAKKAKLYSKIGKELVSALKKGGPNPVSNTALATILEKAKELDVPKEILDRNIKKASEKGQEAYIEKVYEVYGYGGASMVVEVLTDKITRSVATVREVVKNCGGKMADPGSVLFKFRRARVVNIKVSDADKDQLISIALDAGAEDVIEPPVYEDDTEEDQSESYYKIVSDSDNYSAILSKLRDEGINFETDNGSELLPISPIEVDDEAMDLNKELMTNLLELDDVDAVYTDQK, from the exons ATGGGGTCATCTTGTACAACCAGAGCTTTAGGTTCAATCCTTCATAGATTCACCACCGGTGTCTCTTCCAAATGCCCCAACGGCTCAGCCA CGGGAGCTTACCTCTGTGATTCAGGGACTGGTTTGCTGAGTAGAAActtatcatcttcatcttccattTCACCATTGCCTTTTTCATGGATTTCGACGCCTATAGGAAGCAGTCCCGGAGCGAGGAGAACCATACGTACCGTCTCTCCTCTCTGCATGGGTAGACGTTCCAGCAAGATCGCTGGTCGAAAG GGGGCGAAGGATGCGAAGAAGGCAAAGCTGTATTCGAAGATTGGGAAGGAACTTGTGTCTGC TTTGAAGAAGGGTGGTCCAAATCCTGTTTCGAATACAGCCCTGGCTACAATATTGGAGAAAGCCAAGGAGCTTGATGTACCCAAGGAGATCTTGGATCGCAACATTAAGAAAGCTTCTGAGAAGGGACAAGAAGCTTACATTGAGAAAGTATATGAG GTATATGGTTATGGTGGAGCTAGCATGGTAGTCGAGGTATTGACAGATAAAATAACCCGATCTGTGGCAACTGTtagagaggttgtgaagaacTGTGGCGGGAAGATGGCAGATCCAGGATCTGTTCTGTTCAAATTCAGGCGTGCTCGGGTTGTAAACATAAAAGTCTCAGATGCTGACAAAGATCAGCTCATCTCCATTGCTTTAGATGCCGGTGCTGAGGATGTTATTGAACCGCCAGTATATGAAGATGATACCGAAGAAGATCAATCAGAAAG CTATTATAAGATAGTGAGTGACTCAGATAACTACTCAGCAATACTTTCAAAGTTACGTGACGAAGGAATCAATTTTGAGACAGATAATGGTTCTGAGCTACTTCCAATAAGCCCTATTGAG GTAGATGACGAGGCTATGGATTTGAACAAGGAACTTATGACCAATTTACTTGAACTTGATGATGTTGATGCCGTTTACACAGACCAGAAATGA